Proteins found in one Arachis stenosperma cultivar V10309 chromosome 8, arast.V10309.gnm1.PFL2, whole genome shotgun sequence genomic segment:
- the LOC130946168 gene encoding uncharacterized protein LOC130946168 encodes MEGLVPLVLRAIKKNRNRRQYECLDSSSLSYNITMAEIYHHHHHHAQSHVDHHHHHRRHKSVEDFGNGVVASSSISSPPPIPKQQQLMRLRSQRMFSCIPGS; translated from the coding sequence ATGGAGGGTCTTGTACCTTTGGTGTTAAGAGCAATAAAGAAGAACAGAAATAGACGCCAATATGAGTGTCTTGATTCTTCATCTCTAAGCTATAACATCACCATGGCTGAGATctaccatcatcatcatcatcatgcacaAAGTCATGtggatcatcatcatcatcatcgaaGACATAAATCTGTTGAAGATTTTGGAAACGGGGttgttgcttcttcttcaatatcatCACCCCCTCCAATTCCAAAGCAACAACAACTAATGAGGCTTAGAAGTCAGAGAATGTTCTCTTGTATCCCTGGTTCCTAA
- the LOC130943588 gene encoding uncharacterized protein LOC130943588 isoform X2, producing MAATATVTTSQVYIDVIEDVIVKVRDEFINNAGPGEEVLKELQALWESKMIQAGVLVAPIERSSGTKTNPGAVHDLNVPYEGNEEYETPTAEMLFPPTPLQTPMQTPLPGTVDNSMYNIPTGSSDYTSSGNDADVKGGQPSPYVQQLPPSPWMNQRPSLDVNVAYDDGRDEAGRGTSNQPLTQEFFKAPMGKRKRDDLASQYNNADGYIPQQDGAGDSASGSFEVEVYGGRISINAHLTTSKEKIPADLGRPTSRIPQLDGPIPFDDDMLSTPNIYNYEGVLSEDYNIANTPAPPASTPALVAQNEAANDNEEDDDDDEPLNENDDDDDFDDLDQGEDQDTHHLVLAQFDKVTRTKSRWKCTLKDGIMHINNKDILFNKATGEFDF from the exons ATGGCGGCCACGGCCACCGTAACCACAAGCCAGGTCTATATCGACGTAATTGAGGACGTCATCGTCAAGGTTCGCGACGAGTTCATCAACAACGCTGGTCCCGGCGAGGAAGTTCTCAAGGAGCTCCAAGCT TTGTGGGAATCAAAGATGATACAAGCTGGTGTTCTTGTTGCTCCCATAGAAAGGTCCAGTGGAACTAAGACAAACCCCGGTGCAGTTCACGATCTTAATGTGCCGTATGAGGGGAATGAAGAGTATGAAACTCCTACTGCTGAAATGCTTTTTCCACCT ACGCCTCTGCAAACTCCAATGCAAACCCCTTTACCAGGAACCGTGGATAACTCTATGTATAACATCCCAACTGGATCGAGCGACTACACTTCTTCTGGAAATGATGCTGATGTAAAAGGAGGACAACCTAGTCCATACGTG CAACAACTGCCTCCCTCTCCCTGGATGAACCAGAGGCCCTCACTTGATGTTAATGTTG CTTACGATGATGGACGGGATGAAGCTGGTAGAGGAACTTCTAATCAACCTCTTACACAG gaattCTTCAAAGCGCCCATGGGAAAACGAAAACGCGATGATTTGGCTTCACAATATAACAATGCTGATGGATATATACCTCAGCAGGATGGGGCTGGAGATTCTGCATCTGGATCTTTTGAAGTCGAG gtatatgGAGGCAGAATCTCCATTAATGCACATCTTACAACTTCTAAAGAGAAAATACCAGCTGACTTAGGGAGGCCAACTTCTAGGATTCCGCAACTTGATGGACCAATACCTTTTGATGATGATATGCTTTCTACTCCTAAT ATATACAATTATGAAGGAGTGTTGAGTGAAGACTACAACATTGCAAATACACCGGCTCCTCCTG CAAGCACCCCTGCTCTCGTAGCTCAAAATGAGGCAGCAAATGACAATGAAGaagacgatgatgatgatgagccATTAAATGAGAATGACGACGATGATGATTTTGATGATCTGGATCAAGGAGAAGATCAAGATACACATCATCTTGTTTTGGCTCAGTTTGACAAG GTGACACGTACCAAGAGCAGGTGGAAATGCACATTGAAGGATGGCATCATGCACATAAATAATAAAGACATTCTCTTCAATAAG GCGACAGGGGAATTTGATTTCTGA
- the LOC130943588 gene encoding transcription initiation factor IIA large subunit-like isoform X1 yields MAATATVTTSQVYIDVIEDVIVKVRDEFINNAGPGEEVLKELQALWESKMIQAGVLVAPIERSSGTKTNPGAVHDLNVPYEGNEEYETPTAEMLFPPTPLQTPMQTPLPGTVDNSMYNIPTGSSDYTSSGNDADVKGGQPSPYVQQLPPSPWMNQRPSLDVNVAYDDGRDEAGRGTSNQPLTQEFFKAPMGKRKRDDLASQYNNADGYIPQQDGAGDSASGSFEVEVYGGRISINAHLTTSKEKIPADLGRPTSRIPQLDGPIPFDDDMLSTPNIYNYEGVLSEDYNIANTPAPPEIPASTPALVAQNEAANDNEEDDDDDEPLNENDDDDDFDDLDQGEDQDTHHLVLAQFDKVTRTKSRWKCTLKDGIMHINNKDILFNKATGEFDF; encoded by the exons ATGGCGGCCACGGCCACCGTAACCACAAGCCAGGTCTATATCGACGTAATTGAGGACGTCATCGTCAAGGTTCGCGACGAGTTCATCAACAACGCTGGTCCCGGCGAGGAAGTTCTCAAGGAGCTCCAAGCT TTGTGGGAATCAAAGATGATACAAGCTGGTGTTCTTGTTGCTCCCATAGAAAGGTCCAGTGGAACTAAGACAAACCCCGGTGCAGTTCACGATCTTAATGTGCCGTATGAGGGGAATGAAGAGTATGAAACTCCTACTGCTGAAATGCTTTTTCCACCT ACGCCTCTGCAAACTCCAATGCAAACCCCTTTACCAGGAACCGTGGATAACTCTATGTATAACATCCCAACTGGATCGAGCGACTACACTTCTTCTGGAAATGATGCTGATGTAAAAGGAGGACAACCTAGTCCATACGTG CAACAACTGCCTCCCTCTCCCTGGATGAACCAGAGGCCCTCACTTGATGTTAATGTTG CTTACGATGATGGACGGGATGAAGCTGGTAGAGGAACTTCTAATCAACCTCTTACACAG gaattCTTCAAAGCGCCCATGGGAAAACGAAAACGCGATGATTTGGCTTCACAATATAACAATGCTGATGGATATATACCTCAGCAGGATGGGGCTGGAGATTCTGCATCTGGATCTTTTGAAGTCGAG gtatatgGAGGCAGAATCTCCATTAATGCACATCTTACAACTTCTAAAGAGAAAATACCAGCTGACTTAGGGAGGCCAACTTCTAGGATTCCGCAACTTGATGGACCAATACCTTTTGATGATGATATGCTTTCTACTCCTAAT ATATACAATTATGAAGGAGTGTTGAGTGAAGACTACAACATTGCAAATACACCGGCTCCTCCTG AGATACCAGCAAGCACCCCTGCTCTCGTAGCTCAAAATGAGGCAGCAAATGACAATGAAGaagacgatgatgatgatgagccATTAAATGAGAATGACGACGATGATGATTTTGATGATCTGGATCAAGGAGAAGATCAAGATACACATCATCTTGTTTTGGCTCAGTTTGACAAG GTGACACGTACCAAGAGCAGGTGGAAATGCACATTGAAGGATGGCATCATGCACATAAATAATAAAGACATTCTCTTCAATAAG GCGACAGGGGAATTTGATTTCTGA
- the LOC130943588 gene encoding transcription initiation factor IIA large subunit-like isoform X3, translated as MAATATVTTSQVYIDVIEDVIVKVRDEFINNAGPGEEVLKELQALWESKMIQAGVLVAPIERSSGTKTNPGAVHDLNVPYEGNEEYETPTAEMLFPPTPLQTPMQTPLPGTVDNSMYNIPTGSSDYTSSGNDADVKGGQPSPYVQQLPPSPWMNQRPSLDVNVAGRGTSNQPLTQEFFKAPMGKRKRDDLASQYNNADGYIPQQDGAGDSASGSFEVEVYGGRISINAHLTTSKEKIPADLGRPTSRIPQLDGPIPFDDDMLSTPNIYNYEGVLSEDYNIANTPAPPEIPASTPALVAQNEAANDNEEDDDDDEPLNENDDDDDFDDLDQGEDQDTHHLVLAQFDKVTRTKSRWKCTLKDGIMHINNKDILFNKATGEFDF; from the exons ATGGCGGCCACGGCCACCGTAACCACAAGCCAGGTCTATATCGACGTAATTGAGGACGTCATCGTCAAGGTTCGCGACGAGTTCATCAACAACGCTGGTCCCGGCGAGGAAGTTCTCAAGGAGCTCCAAGCT TTGTGGGAATCAAAGATGATACAAGCTGGTGTTCTTGTTGCTCCCATAGAAAGGTCCAGTGGAACTAAGACAAACCCCGGTGCAGTTCACGATCTTAATGTGCCGTATGAGGGGAATGAAGAGTATGAAACTCCTACTGCTGAAATGCTTTTTCCACCT ACGCCTCTGCAAACTCCAATGCAAACCCCTTTACCAGGAACCGTGGATAACTCTATGTATAACATCCCAACTGGATCGAGCGACTACACTTCTTCTGGAAATGATGCTGATGTAAAAGGAGGACAACCTAGTCCATACGTG CAACAACTGCCTCCCTCTCCCTGGATGAACCAGAGGCCCTCACTTGATGTTAATGTTG CTGGTAGAGGAACTTCTAATCAACCTCTTACACAG gaattCTTCAAAGCGCCCATGGGAAAACGAAAACGCGATGATTTGGCTTCACAATATAACAATGCTGATGGATATATACCTCAGCAGGATGGGGCTGGAGATTCTGCATCTGGATCTTTTGAAGTCGAG gtatatgGAGGCAGAATCTCCATTAATGCACATCTTACAACTTCTAAAGAGAAAATACCAGCTGACTTAGGGAGGCCAACTTCTAGGATTCCGCAACTTGATGGACCAATACCTTTTGATGATGATATGCTTTCTACTCCTAAT ATATACAATTATGAAGGAGTGTTGAGTGAAGACTACAACATTGCAAATACACCGGCTCCTCCTG AGATACCAGCAAGCACCCCTGCTCTCGTAGCTCAAAATGAGGCAGCAAATGACAATGAAGaagacgatgatgatgatgagccATTAAATGAGAATGACGACGATGATGATTTTGATGATCTGGATCAAGGAGAAGATCAAGATACACATCATCTTGTTTTGGCTCAGTTTGACAAG GTGACACGTACCAAGAGCAGGTGGAAATGCACATTGAAGGATGGCATCATGCACATAAATAATAAAGACATTCTCTTCAATAAG GCGACAGGGGAATTTGATTTCTGA